Proteins encoded in a region of the Inquilinus sp. KBS0705 genome:
- a CDS encoding DUF3606 domain-containing protein, whose product MATRGSKVERSSVSEQPHELAYEAKKEGTSAKKVEAAKKSAGSNQRSAVESKLTGKK is encoded by the coding sequence ATGGCAACAAGAGGATCAAAAGTGGAAAGAAGTTCTGTATCTGAACAACCACACGAATTAGCGTACGAAGCTAAAAAAGAAGGTACATCTGCTAAAAAAGTAGAAGCTGCCAAAAAATCAGCCGGTTCAAATCAGCGGAGTGCTGTCGAAAGCAAATTGACCGGAAAGAAATAA
- a CDS encoding DUF945 domain-containing protein, with translation MAHQINFNKKTGKDSFMSVKEKAWHGLGQIIDRYPTSSEAIQHAGLDYIVEKRPLFTYDTANHLGEGSDDIIIPEIEVPNFFATVRADTEQVLGIVGNDYEVVQNRDAFLFFDAIVGGGDGILYETAGALGKGERVFITAKLPDYIRVGVKDWIEQYLFLTTTHDGLGSITAAFTPIRIVCNNTLNAAMNNHSGAIKIRHTASATERLKQAHTLMGICKSLGGEMEGLFNQWAKVRITDAQVKKLIQIAMAPNKEVLENLAEGKFDLLSTHYTNIVDNVYEYALGSQTQQMDTTAGTVFGAYNSVTGYFQNVRSFKSDEAKFKSIMDGTAKQRAQIAFNLCRDFAMWGSEALIYN, from the coding sequence ATGGCACATCAAATAAATTTCAATAAAAAAACAGGCAAAGACAGCTTTATGAGTGTGAAAGAAAAAGCCTGGCACGGATTAGGGCAGATTATAGACCGCTATCCAACCAGTAGCGAAGCTATACAGCACGCAGGTTTGGATTATATCGTTGAAAAACGCCCCTTATTTACTTATGATACCGCAAACCATTTAGGCGAGGGAAGCGACGATATTATTATTCCTGAAATTGAAGTGCCTAATTTCTTTGCAACCGTTCGGGCAGATACAGAGCAAGTTTTAGGGATAGTTGGCAACGATTATGAAGTCGTGCAAAACCGTGATGCGTTTTTGTTCTTTGATGCTATCGTAGGCGGTGGCGATGGTATTTTATACGAAACGGCGGGGGCATTGGGTAAAGGTGAGCGGGTTTTTATAACCGCTAAACTACCCGATTATATACGGGTAGGTGTAAAGGACTGGATAGAGCAATATTTGTTTTTAACCACTACGCACGATGGTTTAGGAAGCATTACCGCAGCATTTACGCCTATCAGGATAGTTTGCAACAATACCCTTAATGCAGCTATGAATAATCATTCAGGGGCGATTAAAATCCGTCACACCGCATCCGCAACCGAAAGGCTTAAACAGGCGCATACTTTAATGGGTATCTGCAAATCGTTAGGCGGTGAAATGGAGGGTTTATTTAACCAGTGGGCTAAAGTACGTATTACTGATGCCCAGGTTAAAAAGTTGATACAGATTGCAATGGCACCAAACAAAGAGGTTTTGGAAAATTTAGCCGAGGGTAAATTCGACCTGCTATCTACACATTATACCAATATTGTAGATAATGTTTACGAGTATGCTTTAGGCAGTCAGACCCAGCAAATGGACACCACCGCAGGAACGGTATTTGGCGCATATAACAGCGTAACAGGTTATTTTCAAAATGTGCGAAGTTTCAAAAGTGATGAAGCTAAGTTTAAATCTATCATGGACGGTACAGCCAAGCAAAGGGCGCAAATCGCCTTTAATCTTTGCCGTGATTTTGCAATGTGGGGAAGCGAAGCATTGATTTATAACTAA
- the ligD gene encoding DNA ligase D, with protein sequence MKIATYNINGINGRLEILLRWLKEAQPDIVCLQELKSENHKFPEKALNEAGYNAVWHGQKSWNGVAILSKTEIRELRNDLPGEDDEFTHSRYIEAFINGIVIGCIYLPNGNPYPGPKFDYKLRWFQRLADHAQDLVDRDLPIILIGDYNVMPTELDTYKPEKYLENALFRPETRKAYKDLVDQGWTDAIRTLYPNERIYTFWDYLRDAYGRNAGLRLDHFLLNKKVAGRLAAAEVDKDVRGWKGASDHAPVWIEVADKDLPKRKPASKETETLETQIENAEIGKADINQPVADLKTLLKKAPKSKIPSDIKPMKATLVDAPFDDPGWIYEIKWDGYRAVAIVEKGKAELFSRSNLPFDQFSPINDLLEKWKIDAVLDGEIVALNEQGNANFGALQNWRNSKNAKLAYFVFDILWYDGKMLTGLALYQRREILKSVLPADNELIRVSQAFEVDGIDFFESAKKMKLEGIIAKRADSLYTSDARSREWLKIKAKRRQEVVIAGFTKNEGTGKYFSALAIGVYDGKGVLRYIGKVGTGFNDTKQKEMIAQFRPLITHESPFDVEPDVDEPSQFRPRRLGAKATWLKPELVCEVEFAEITSDGKVRQASFKGMRSDKKPKDVVMEIEADTEVVVEETNLQSDIKEVNDQQPQLKIKKVTKPKSNKAPANLLITSKKETEEVKVEGHLLKLTHLNKFYWPEDKVTKRDMFNYYHQVAPLMVPYLKDRPMSLNRFPGGIHSESFYQKNVKDKAPEWAETMPHINGEGVDKDYLLGNNEATLLWMASLGCIEMNPWFSRVQSPDNPDYCIIDLDPDKQHFDQVIQAALEVKKVLDAIDVPCYPKTSGSTGMHIYIPLGAQYTYDQSQIFANIIVKLVQKQIPDFTTLERMISNRKGKMYLDFLQNRPGATIAGVYSLRPKPGATVSMPVTWDEVRPGLTMRDFTIHNAIDRLRETGDLFSGVLGPGIDLAIAVQNAQRIFG encoded by the coding sequence ATGAAAATTGCTACATACAACATTAACGGAATTAATGGCCGTTTAGAAATTTTGCTGCGCTGGCTAAAAGAAGCGCAGCCGGATATTGTATGCTTACAAGAATTAAAATCAGAAAATCATAAATTTCCTGAAAAGGCTTTAAATGAAGCAGGTTACAACGCAGTTTGGCACGGCCAAAAAAGTTGGAACGGTGTAGCTATTCTGTCTAAAACAGAAATCAGGGAATTACGAAATGATTTGCCAGGTGAAGACGATGAGTTTACCCACAGCAGGTACATTGAAGCCTTTATAAATGGCATCGTAATAGGCTGCATCTATCTACCGAATGGCAATCCCTATCCAGGGCCGAAATTTGATTATAAGCTGCGCTGGTTCCAACGTTTAGCAGATCATGCGCAGGATTTGGTCGATCGCGATCTGCCAATTATTCTTATTGGCGATTATAATGTAATGCCAACCGAGTTAGATACTTACAAACCCGAAAAATATCTTGAAAATGCTTTATTCAGGCCCGAAACCCGCAAAGCTTACAAAGACCTTGTAGATCAAGGCTGGACAGATGCGATACGTACACTTTACCCGAATGAGCGAATCTATACCTTTTGGGATTATCTGCGGGATGCTTATGGCAGAAATGCAGGTTTGAGGCTTGACCACTTCCTTTTAAATAAGAAAGTAGCCGGAAGGCTGGCGGCTGCTGAAGTTGATAAGGACGTTCGTGGTTGGAAAGGTGCCAGTGATCATGCGCCGGTATGGATAGAAGTGGCCGACAAAGATTTACCAAAACGTAAACCAGCTTCTAAAGAAACTGAAACGCTCGAAACGCAAATTGAAAACGCGGAAATTGGTAAAGCCGATATCAATCAGCCGGTAGCTGATTTAAAGACCTTATTGAAGAAAGCCCCTAAATCAAAAATTCCTTCAGATATTAAACCGATGAAGGCAACCTTAGTGGATGCACCGTTTGACGATCCAGGATGGATATATGAAATTAAATGGGATGGCTATCGCGCAGTTGCGATTGTAGAGAAGGGCAAAGCAGAACTATTTTCCCGAAGTAACTTACCGTTTGATCAGTTCAGCCCGATCAATGATTTGTTAGAAAAATGGAAGATTGATGCGGTATTGGATGGTGAAATTGTAGCGTTAAACGAGCAAGGTAATGCCAACTTTGGAGCCTTGCAAAATTGGCGAAACTCAAAAAATGCGAAACTGGCGTATTTCGTTTTTGACATTTTGTGGTATGATGGCAAAATGCTAACTGGCCTGGCGCTTTATCAGCGCCGTGAAATTTTAAAATCTGTATTGCCCGCTGACAATGAACTCATACGTGTTAGCCAGGCGTTTGAAGTCGATGGCATAGATTTTTTTGAATCTGCTAAAAAAATGAAATTGGAAGGCATCATTGCCAAGCGAGCCGATAGCTTATATACATCGGATGCCCGTTCGCGTGAATGGTTAAAGATTAAGGCTAAACGCAGGCAGGAAGTGGTTATCGCCGGATTTACAAAAAACGAAGGAACTGGTAAGTACTTCAGTGCGCTGGCTATCGGTGTTTACGACGGAAAAGGTGTACTTCGCTATATTGGCAAAGTAGGAACAGGTTTTAATGATACTAAGCAAAAAGAAATGATAGCGCAGTTTAGGCCATTAATAACCCATGAAAGTCCTTTTGATGTAGAACCCGACGTTGATGAGCCGTCACAATTCAGGCCACGGAGATTAGGCGCGAAAGCAACCTGGTTAAAACCTGAACTGGTTTGTGAGGTGGAATTTGCTGAAATTACAAGTGATGGTAAAGTACGTCAGGCATCTTTTAAAGGAATGCGCAGCGACAAAAAACCGAAGGATGTGGTAATGGAAATTGAGGCTGATACCGAGGTGGTAGTTGAGGAAACTAATTTACAATCTGATATTAAGGAAGTAAACGACCAACAGCCACAACTAAAGATAAAAAAAGTCACAAAACCAAAATCAAACAAAGCCCCGGCAAACCTATTAATTACTTCCAAAAAGGAAACAGAAGAGGTGAAAGTAGAGGGGCATCTGCTAAAACTGACCCATCTTAATAAATTTTACTGGCCGGAAGACAAAGTAACCAAAAGGGATATGTTCAATTATTACCATCAGGTCGCCCCGTTGATGGTTCCCTATTTGAAGGATAGGCCAATGTCGCTTAATCGTTTTCCGGGCGGCATACATAGTGAAAGCTTTTACCAAAAGAATGTTAAAGACAAGGCGCCTGAATGGGCTGAAACAATGCCTCACATAAATGGTGAAGGGGTTGATAAAGATTACTTATTAGGGAATAACGAAGCCACCCTGCTTTGGATGGCTTCGTTAGGCTGTATTGAAATGAATCCGTGGTTTAGCCGGGTTCAATCTCCGGATAATCCTGACTATTGTATTATTGACCTTGATCCCGATAAACAGCATTTCGACCAAGTTATACAGGCAGCATTAGAAGTTAAAAAAGTTTTAGACGCGATAGATGTGCCTTGCTATCCGAAAACATCCGGTTCAACAGGAATGCATATTTATATTCCCCTTGGAGCGCAATATACTTACGATCAAAGCCAAATTTTTGCCAATATCATAGTTAAATTGGTACAAAAGCAAATACCAGATTTTACTACACTTGAAAGAATGATCTCTAACCGAAAAGGCAAAATGTATCTCGACTTTTTGCAAAATCGCCCAGGGGCAACTATAGCAGGAGTATATTCTTTAAGGCCTAAGCCGGGAGCAACGGTTTCTATGCCGGTAACATGGGATGAAGTGCGACCAGGACTAACCATGCGGGATTTTACCATTCATAATGCGATTGATCGTTTAAGAGAAACTGGTGATTTGTTCAGTGGAGTTCTTGGTCCTGGAATTGATTTAGCCATAGCTGTTCAGAATGCCCAGCGCATTTTCGGTTAA